Genomic segment of Candoia aspera isolate rCanAsp1 chromosome 2, rCanAsp1.hap2, whole genome shotgun sequence:
CGCCCAGTGCCATGGCCTCCGGGGTCACTGTCTGTGACAAAGTCATCCAGGTCTTCAATGACATGAAGGTGCGCAAACACGCCCCCCAAGAGGAACAGAAGAAATGCAGGAAGGCTGTTATCTTCTGCCTGAGTGAGGACAAGAAGAAGATCATCCTGGAGGCAGGGAAGGAAATCCTGGTGGGCGACCTGCGAGATACCGTCGATGACCCTTATCTGCACTTCGTCACGATGTTGCCCCTGAGTGACTGCTGCTACGCCCTCTATGAGGCTACCTACGAAACCAAGGAGAGCAAAAAGGAAGATTTAGTCTTCCTCTTCTGGACACCCGAGAGTGCCCCTTTGAAGAGTAAGATGATCTATGCCAGTTCTAAGGATGCCCTCAAGAAGAAATTTCCAGGGATCAAGCACGAGTGGCAAGCAAACGtcctagaagatataaaagaccGCCAGAGCCTAGCTGAGAAATTGGGCGGCAGCTCCGTCACCAGCTTGGAGGGCAAGCCCGTGTGAGGACCCCCCCTTTCCCAGGTCCCCTGTCATGCCAGTGTCTCTGGAGCTTCCATGTTAATGGCTCCATGCTACTATTGGGGGGGTTGTGGGGGGTTCTCCTTTTCAGTTCCATTCCAGTTTTCTGCCTTCTCATCTCCTCGGCCTGGTGCTCTCCTCCTGTATCAGCAGCTGGCTTGCGGCCCACAGCGGCTGTTAAAACTCGCCAAACGTGCTACAGCTTTTTCACTCTCCATTCCAgctccctctctccccacccccccaagccCTTGAGGTGACATTCCCGAGGGGGCTTCCGTTCTCAGCTTCTTCCTTTGCCCGCTGAGTCCATCTCCTTCCTCCATTCCACTCCCGGTTGAGGATGGGGCAGGCAGTGGGTGAGCATCGAAAGCTTGGGATGGGGCCTTTATTCCAGAGTTAGTCCATTTCcagtgtgtttaaaaaaaaaattttttattgGTCTCCATATGTGTGTTTTGGGAAATTGTGGAATGGCGACTGCATTCCcaaccctccccctcccctgtgattacttccccccccccccacttcttacTGCCATAGTAGCTCTGTGCTTGTCTGTAGTACTGTGCACAAAATGAGATATTGTGGAAAAAGTTGCACCCATCTCTACGTTGGGGTGGAATTAACAAACTATGGAACATCATGTTAGAGAAGATTGGTTTGGTAATTCATGGATTAAACAGTGAGTATAAATTACTATAAAACACTGGCAACTAAATCAGACTTTCATGCCATCTAGGACAATATCTTGCCTAGAAGACCCAAAGCAATCATGTACATGAGATTCCATTCTTCAGAATTATCCTGCATCAGAACCAACTGAGATTAACCACTTCAGTTTATTAATAAAATGCAAAGGAAACAGAATTGCAGCCAACAGGAGAGAGGAGGTAAGGCACAGCTTCTAACTGAAGATTTGTACTAACTGGTATACGGAGGATCCAAAGTAAGAGTCAATAGATGAGCCAGGAATAAAACATCTCCTCTGCACTAGTGCCAGAAAATGCACCATGGTTCTAGAGATTGTACAAGTGAACTTCAACTCAAGGTGCCCAGCACAAGACTGTTGAATGTTCATGGACTTTTAGATGTCAGCTTAATTAAAAGGCATTGGTTGCCACAGTTTATCAGGAGGAGGGACACTAATAAACCACCACAACCAATTGTTTAAGCATGATTTCTGCCTAGAAGCAAAGTAGGTCAGATAGaggctttaaaatattatttagttTTTTGAAATTAACTTGCCAAATTCCAGCATTCCAAAACAACTCTTTCTGACCTAGTTTGAGGCATcaagggttttatttatttatttatttaaaagatttgtatggccacccatcttagaccacaactctgggtagttcacaacaataaaaccaaaaaacaattttaaaaacctaCAGAAACCCCAAAAAGTCCGAGTGCCTCAGCCATCTTGCTGGGATGCCTCCAACAAACCATTCATGGGCTCCCATCTCACTCTACCTCAAAGCCTGAGTAAAAAGCCAGGTCCTGAAGATCTTCttgaaggctaaaagggtggaggCCTGCTGGATTGCCAGGAGAgggtattccacagggcaggggcagttATGGAAAAGGCAAGCTTCCGAGGTCCCACTAGGTGGCGATATTTatgggaagggacctggagcatggcaACCCTATCAGACCTGGCGGGGTGGGCAGACAcccccagggagaggcagtcccacaactAACCCAatgccatgccatgtagggtttgaaggtgataaccagcaccttgaattgtacctggaaagaaAGTGGGAGCCTGTGCAGCCCGTTTAACAGCAGTGTAATCTGGGCAAACTGAGGGCACCCAACACTCTACGTGCTGCCATATTCTGGACTACTGTTGTTGCAaattctgggtggtcttcaagggcagcccaatgcAGAGTGCAACTGGCCTGCAAGAATAAGATAAATTCCAAATGATACAATAGTAAATGCAAATATTAACAAACATATTTAATCTGTACTGGTttaatccaggatttctcaaccttggcaactagaagatgtgtggacttcatggctgactggggaattctgggagttgaagtccacacatcttcaagttgccaaggctgagaaaccctggtttaatctATACACACTTTGTTCAGATATAGACTTTTCCTCTGGATCTTCCTTAGGAGAAAACCATCTGACCATCCATCCTATTTCTTTCAGATGTTTCCTTGTCAACATGGTGCTGACCAAATACTGATAATTCATTACCTCTTTCTCCTCTAAGCAATTCTTCACATCCCTatatttgttttttcctttcaaaggGAGGAGAGATGTTCTAATGAATTAAACCGTGGTAGCCCATCTGAACCATGAAGTCCTGTTGATGGGCTTCTCAGCCAACATTTTCTAGATTGATATTTGTTGCCTGAATTTTTCATGAAGAGAAAGCAGTGGAGGTTGATTTGGGctgcagcagcagtagcagcattACTGAGGAACACTGGCTTTGCATTTCCACCCTTCACTGAAAAAGAAGCAGCTGGCACAGCATGTGGTTACCACTTGAAAAGCTAGGCTCCTCTGCAAACTGGCTCCACCACCCCTCGGCACTGGAGCTGAAAATTCCCATCCCACTCCCTGCTTTCAAACTCTCCCTGCCCTCCAGCAGGTCACCTGAGGTCTGAGAACAGCACTGACGTGTGATGGCTGATTCCAGCTATGGGGTTTTATGAAGGGCTTGTCCCTACAAGACACCCTGCCCTCAGCTACAACTCATATGCAAATATACATCTTAGAAACACAATCGCCTTTTTGATTCTCATGATTAAGACACCACTCACAGAGCTGCGTGTGCAGCAGAGCCATGGCAGGACACACAAACATCTCACCGACTTTCACTTTCAGTGAATatgaaggagggggaggggaggggggggagggccCCAGTGCAGTGTAGTGGTGAAAGTGTCGGACTACGAGTGGGGCAACCCAAGTTCTTGTCCCCCATCAGTCATGGAAGCTCTGCTCACTGTTActccctttcagcccaacctaccatacagggttgttgttgttgtggggaaaaataggaggagtgAGCATTTTGTATGCTACCTTATGGTCTTATACAAGAGGTGGGACCTAaagctaataaataataaataaataaaaattaaggaaTAAGTGGGTAGAGCCCAATGGTGTGTTGGAGTGCAGAGGGTCCCCCCCAACCCTTCATCAATTCCTGCAAGTTGTCACCAGCCTGGGTGGATTTCCAGCCTAagtgcggggaggggaggggaggggaggggggcccTGAGGGTGTCAAGTGGGGAGGCAGAGCGGGCCAGGTGACTGTGTAGATTAGGCACACGATGGTTCCCCCTGCCCTGAGCTGGAGAATGAGTGGCTCGGCCCTGCACTGAGGACATTGGGAAGTTGAAGACTTGCCTCTTCAATCAGGTGACAACTTAGTTGTGACCACCTGGAACAAAACATCTCACAAGTTGCCTTGCTACCTCTGGCAGAAGGTGGAACAGGTTTAGCTTTATGACAAAGTGCTGCCAGCACTGAGCTGGCCAGAGACATCTCTCTGGAAGTGAGCTGAGCAAGGCTCCCATCCCTTACCCTCCCGTTGCCCTCCATGGTGCAGCTAGAGCTGAAAAACAGACGTGTGGCAGTTAATGAGAAGCCTATGAATTCTTTCTGTATAGGCTCACTTAAGACTGCATGTTATTAGGCGTGAGAATACAAGCTGGACTATTATTACAAGAATGGAATACTGTGCCACCTACTTTTTGTACTGGGCTCTGGCTGTGGCTTGTGCCCCACCCTGGAAAACTAACTGAAAGGAAATGCAGCCCTCTGGCTGAAAATTGCTCCCCATCCTTGCTCTGCCTTCCCCAGGCCAGTGACCTGCAGAGAAATCAGATTCCACCTTCCATAATCTTAGGGGTTGTGAGAGTTGGAGTCAAGGGGCTTTCTGGATGACTATTCCCAGGCCACAAAGGCTCGCTTGGTTGCTACATGAATGCTCATTTTTGTTGTAACTCTCTCATATTTGAATTGCCTTTTGGAGAAGCAATGCTCCCCTCAGAAGAAGAAGGGCAAGGAAAAGCTCCTGCTAGTCATGTTTGACTTCTAGGAATTTCATGGACATgtttgtgcagttttcttggcaacaatatagaaatggtttgctacTGCTTTTTCTCTAAGATAAGATTCTGAcatcccagtctaacctacagtcCCAgggtttctgagtggtcttccatccaaaaaTTAACCAGACCCAGGCCCTACCTGGCTTCTTGAAATCAGCCCAGATTGGCcagatgctgccatctagctggtcAGTTCTTTTCTTGGATTTATGCAATTGGGATCCCTCACACCTCCCTTTCCCTAGATCAACTTCCTCttccccagtgtttctcaaccttggcagcttgaagatgggtgggcttcaactcccagaattccccagccagcaagccacacatcttcaagctgccaaggttgggaaacactgttctttcccttggctatgctggctggggattataggagttatagttatatagttatataggATTATAGGAGTTGAATGCAATACTGGGTCCTATTTAGGGAAGCTTGTAAAGCAGGAACCCAACTACAGAGGCTTGAAGCAAATCTGCAGCCCATCATCCCGCTGCGTGCCAAGAATGGGATGTGCTGGGACACTCCCCACTGTCCTTGTTTGCACAGATCTGTGGCTTCCACAGAAGCCCAGCCCAAGAAATACAAGCTGCTATGAATCATTGCAATATTGGATTAGATGTCCCTTTCTGCAGATGGCTAATTCAAACCATTCCCCAAGTAACGCCTTCCAGCACATGTGGGTAGGCGGAGGGGCTTCTGCAGAAGGAccgaatgggggtgggggagatataAAGCCAGGATTTACTGAatctttgttctctctttttggcTCTGCTTCTCTGCCGCCAGGCAAATAACATCACTGCATTTATCAATGCCTCAGTTTACCCCCTAGTGAAATGGAATTAACAAACCCATGTGTTTGGTGTTGTTAGCATATAATTAATGAAAGACCAAACCAACAACCCCAGACAACTATTCAGCAACTGGCCTTGCATTCAATTATgctctcaaaaataaataaataaataaacaaatataaacaaataaacaaataaataaataaataggttttaaggtgaattttatcgtaaacggcccagagtcccccttttagggggcgatgggcggtgacagaaatgtgaataagaaagaaagaaagaaaaattgcagGACCCAAGTCTGCTAGCCAAGACTGCCCCCTCTTGGCCCATTTGGGCTAATGCTAGCACATTGCATCCTTGGGCTGGCTCAGAGGGCCATGACTTTCAGCTGCAGAGCATGCATGTAAGCTACAGCTGTCCTAGAAACACCTACCCATTTATCTGTCATGGCTTCCTTCAAGGAACTCTGGGAACTGTGGTTTAGTGAAAGGGCTAGGAGGTATCCATTGGAGGCCCCTAGCCTGTTGACAAAATTACGGTTCCTGGGGAGCTGCAACCACAGCAAAGGGCACCAAACCACAAAAGCAGCTGTGAGGGATCTCACTGAAGCCAACCCAGAACATGGTTCTATTATTGCACTGGCCAATTCGATGCAAGCAACGTGAGCAGGCAGGGCTCCCCTCCTGCTCTGGTTCTTCAACAAGACAGCTAGAACTAGGCAGAAGCTGCCTGTCCATTGTGGCTACAAGCTATTCCAGTCAGTCCATTTCTAGCACTATCAGCTATTGCAGCTATTCATTTCTTCCCGCTTtaactaatttttttaatgaatggggGAAATGGAAGGAACAATGAGAAAAAGATTGGGAGCAACAAATGTAAGACACATAAAAAGAATTACGGCCATGTTGTTCCATCAGAGGAAAAAAGTCCAAAATGCACAGTTGGGTATTACCATTATTTGGACCAccaaaaatggggggaaaaacagaAGTGTACAAAACGCCAAGCTCTCAGTATACCCTGAGAGCAGGATGTTACCAAAAAAAGGTGGTGGGGGAGGCAGAAATATGGAAGAGGCAAGAATACTGTACTCAGAAAATTAGACTAGGGATTATAGCTGTGAGATTTATAGATCAGATGCAGGGTTCATCCTCATGTTCCTCTAATTGCAGCCCAAAGATGACTCACTACCTATTTTCAGGGACAGGTCCTCAAGACGTCACCTCCAGCTTATCTCCAGACCGCTCTGGAGACAGCCTCTGGATTGTTCTGCTGGGactttccctcttctcctggcCCAACGGTGCTTCGTGAACAATTCAGGATGCCTCGGTGACAGTGATGTGGCCAAAGGCTGGGATCTGCTCGGGACCTATTGCTTCAGGCTGGttaccattttggcttgggctgcagaGACCTAAGGTGGAACCACCCAATGCTTTACCCCCAATTCAGGTAGGTATTACACAGCGTCCTTATTTCCATAAGCACACTTGTCTTCTGGAAGACCAGTGCACCTCTTTTCAAAATAGGTGTTTAGCAGTCTTGGGAAAGACTGATAGACCTGTCTTAAAAAAGTAAGTACTGTCCCTCTGGTTCATTTAACCCAGGAAAGAGAGCTAGATGCTGACAGCACTTTCTTGCTGCTTCCATCCCAAATGAGTGCATTACAGATTTGCAGCTGCTTCTGCTCGCAAGAGGTTTGATGTAGCTGTACTTTACCCTGTTCTTCGTATACTTCAGGAAGGTGGCACCACTTTGCCTACTCAAACACCATTTTGCATAGTGCAAGggatcctttcccaaccttttgaccctggagaaacccttgaaatatttttcaggcctcgggaagccactgcatgttcaggctcagatataggccagaagttacaaaatttattatatgcttttcatgggtaggcctgtattataggcattaacagtgttcttaaactaaaaataaagaatgaaacttacctctttaatgtgaagttgcccaaatttgaaatttgcactttagtttttaaattgtgatctcccagggaacccctagtgacctctcgcagaatctTCAGGTGCCACAGAGCCCTGGTGGAGACACCTGTGCTGGGGCTGCCAGTCATGGCTGGTCACTATCCCTTGCTGCCAGCGCTGTGACCCCCATGCAGCACTCATTGGCTTGGGATAACCGGGAGTGGGGTCATTGACGAGActtttgcctgttttcttttGAGCTTTTCCTGAACACAGTCTCTTCATTGCTGGGAAGGTCAGAATTGTtgtgtcaaaaaagaaaaaaggaaaaaaaccatcaCTCCTGGCGAGTCAGTGGGGCATAGGAGAGGCATGAGATGAAGTGGGGCACAGACCGGTAAGGTCACTCCTGCTCCACCCTGACCTGTCAGCTGGAATATTTGTGGTACAGGAATATTGCTCCTCTGGAAGACTGTCATTCCCATGCCAAAGAAACCATGTTCACCTGGGTGACTTGACATCTTCTATCTCAGGCAGACACATggagtccccccaccccccaccttatttatttatttatctatctaccatatttttatcaccgcccatctccctcatacgggggactctgggcggttcacaataaaacagtttaaaattcagtaaaatcataaatagtaTCACTAATCcttaaatatcaatatcaataaataaatataaaatgtaatgagatccaagtaatggcagatctaataccacccaaaggggaacaagactggcctccgcaggactagggagccaaccaaccccaagagtggctcctcctctccccactccaggcacggtgacaaaaccaggtcttcaatcgtttcctgaagtccaaaagataGGAGGCTAGCcccacttccgggggaagggtgttccaaagggcgggagctgctgcagagaaggcccgccttgcCATGTTTGGGAGAGCAGTTGGTGGCTGATTTTCCCCTGGCAAGGGATGCTGGGTGAGAGTGTAAAGAAAGCCAGGGACCCCACCAATCACTTTCTTGAAACTACTCTGCATTCATTAAATCTGTAAGGACAGCACTATTCTCCAGCCTCACATTAAAAGTTGGCTGAGGGGGCAGTGCAATTTATGTTGACCTACTTTTATGCAGGCTCAAGGATGGGAGGAATGCCCGTAAATAAACTGTGAGGAAGTCCCATCAGTCTCAAGATGGTGTTTGTAAACTGAATGATAGACTATGGCACCTGGACCACCATACTATCACAAAAATTCAGCGAGAGGATTGACTGATCAAAGCCTCACCTCTTTATTGGCATATTTCGATAAGGCCTTCAGGATCTCTGTTGAAGTGAGAGAGCTTTAgatagaaggaaaaagggaatttAGTAAAGAAGACCCTTTTCTGTTAGTTATGGCCCATTTTAATAGTGTGGCTACAGCCAAAGTATGATGCCAATTTAACTCCATCACTAATAAAACATTATAACTTGTAATGAGCTTATATCAAATCCCCAGGTCTGGCACAAGAGGGCAGCATATGCTTGGGAAAAAGTATATGATTTCATTCAAGGGGAAAAGTAGTTTTGCAATTTATGATCAAACAAACAGGAAAACATGCAAAAAAAAGTGTCAATGTTCAGGTCCACATTGAGCCTGAACTAGTTCTCACTACCTgcaaattattatatattattgttattttaattgtttacatTTTAGAAGGTGCCTAGGGTTTTGGCTGCAATTGAGGCAGCCTAGAggtttgataaaaataaataaaagcaaataaataaataaagtggctgTGTTTATTCTGCACTTGGCCCATATTCAGAGGTTCTTTCACTGCCATTCCACACATGTTCCCGATGTATTGTCAGCTCCACAAATGTAATGGAAGCTTTCCTTTGTGTAGATCATGCTTAAGAAATGTACCCACTGCTGTAATTGCAGAGTGAAACACATGTGTAGGGCTGGAGAAGGCAAACATGAGCAGTTGTAATGAGTTCcaagttttatggttttaatggctTGAGAAGCTCGAGTCAGCCAGATGCCTGCCAGATGCCTCAGGAGATGAATTCGCCATCAGTCTTCTGAGAGTTGTAGGACATCCAACTGGGGAATGCTACTCTGAAGAGAGGAAACCAGTTCAAGCTCTGCTTTGTGTATTTGTCATCCATTTCAGCAAATATGTGTAAAATGATAAATAACCTTTCACTGAACAACTATCATTACAGGCAGAGACCCAGTTTAGGGTGGGACAAAAGTTACACACGCAAAAAGGGGCCAAGCTGCATTTTTAGCCTCTCCTTAGGATCTCAGGAACCAAACATTTCATTGTTCTATGGAAACATGTGATCTGGGCTccatagaggttttttttttctccctccctttcgTTAAATAGCAAGTGGGGATGGGTATTTGTGTATTTTGGAGATGTGAGAAAAGTGGCTGCTTTAGCCCTTCCACCCATCAACCCCCTCAACTGAAATGCATCATCCTGGTTTGGGGGGCAGGCTTAAAGAGCAAGACATAAAGCATCCATTTTGCCTTTAAACACTCCCCAAAATAAAACTTGGCTCCATCCACCTGAGGGACTGACACTGTGGATCAAGGCACCCCCTGGGCTGTCCATTTTGCTCAAAGGTGAGGCAAATGCACCTCACCTACTTGCTGAGATCTTGGAGAAGCTAGTTAGATGGGCCGCATGGTTTGACTTCCCCCAAGGCAGTTTTAGTTGTTCATAGCCCCGTGTATGAGCCTGCATTGCATCATGTGCATTATGTTGTGTTGTATATAGTTGTGTGGCTACATGTGTGTCTGCTTAAGGGTGCTGCATGAATGAGTTTGATTGCTCGTTTGCCTGACCTGATAAACTACCCTGGTGCTTCTAGCATTATCCCCCTCTAAATGCGCTGTTGCTTTATATGGCATCTGAAAAGCACGGTTCCTGgaattttcttttcccattaaCAAGAGCACCTTACTTGCAGGGTCAGGAAGATGACTTTATGCAATTAGCATAAGGGCACTTCATCTTCGAAACTTTGCAGGGGGTCCGTTCATTCCGTAAGCTCAGGGCGTCAAGAATGTTAATCAGCCATCACTTCTCTGACTGTTAGTCTTCTCACCACCTCCCATTGGAGTCAAAAATAGCCCAGGTTACCACAATGGCTCCATTCCCAAACAGCTGCAGAAGAGATGGTTGAGAAGAAGCCTGTGTTCAGCCGTGCCTGCTATCTTTGCACATCACAGCATGTTTGAAACCAACCGAGCCCACCACACTGTCTCTTCCTCGGCCAatttctgtttggctcccccCTGACCCCAGACCACAGGCTAACGGTTTCCTGCTTCTTCCAATGTGCAGCATCCGGGACACAGGGCCTCTTTCTGAATACACGGATACACAGCTGCAGCTGCTCCTTGCTGTGCAAGGAAGCCGCATGCATATCTGCACTGTTAATTCAGGGGTGGGGGCGGGAGAGTGGAGGTAGGGATTGTGGGTTTAGGAGAAAATCAAGTGGAGGGTTAAATTAGGAAAGGACTGAATCTCACAAGATGAAATTCAAAATAGAAATCAGCTCCAAAATGGAGGCAACCTGGTGTGATTTCCTCTGCAGGCCTTCACGGCTCAAATGATTGTGGAACTGCCACCGTTGTGGATCATAACATTTAGCTGACAAACCTGTTATGGTTTTAGGAGCATAAAATTAGCAGATCTAATTGTCAGATGTTGACTGTTTTTTCATTCCATTCTaatcaggtttcagacctggaaACAGGAGACAGCTCCGGTGAATAACATACACTGGAAAACACAACATTTTTAGTTCTTCTGGGCCTGGCAGCACAGGCCAGTAGCACTGATTGTATTATCCTTCTGGACACTGGACTTGGAGACAAGGTGTCAATCACAGTGGTTCTAGTCTTTCCTGGAGGAAATGTCTCCAAAAGTAGCATGGGGAATTTCTATTCTTCCTTGCCAGGATCCTATGGAGTCCATctgtttttaacatttacatgaaaccgtGAAGAAGCCATCCAGAGGTTGGGACTGAAGTATTATCACTgtgcatattatttatttgtttctacaTCTTAGTTCCT
This window contains:
- the LOC134490952 gene encoding cofilin-2-like — protein: MASGVTVCDKVIQVFNDMKVRKHAPQEEQKKCRKAVIFCLSEDKKKIILEAGKEILVGDLRDTVDDPYLHFVTMLPLSDCCYALYEATYETKESKKEDLVFLFWTPESAPLKSKMIYASSKDALKKKFPGIKHEWQANVLEDIKDRQSLAEKLGGSSVTSLEGKPV